In the Thermodesulfovibrio yellowstonii DSM 11347 genome, one interval contains:
- the gyrA gene encoding DNA gyrase subunit A, translated as MPNVLKVNIEEEMKTSYLDYAMSVIIGRALPDVRDGLKPVQRRILYAMFREGLLAGKKYSKCAGVVGEVLKKYHPHGDQAVYDALVRLAQDFNMRYPLIDGQGNFGSIDGDPPAAYRYTEARLTKIAEELLQDIDKETVPFAPNFDATTQEPLVLPARIPNLLINGSSGIAVGMATNIPPHNLNEIVDALIKLLENPQISMEELLEFVKGPDFPTGGTIYGIEGIRDLYLTGRGLIRIRAKVKIERETKGKKSKEVPLFEIEPEGKAFKEKIIITEIPYQVNKAKLIEKIAELVREKKIEGITEIRDESNREGIRVVLELKKGEMPEVVLNNLYKHTQMETTFGGILLAIVDGQPRILNLKEALWEFLKHRKDVVIKRTAFDLKKAEHQAHILLGLKIAVENLDEVISIIRKSQNPEEAKMKLMNRFPLTEIQAQAILDMRLQRLTGLEREKIIQDYETILKEIERLKAILESEELVRNIIKDELIEIKQKYGDERKTEIVTETKEINIEDLITQEDMVITLTHLGYIKRTSLSDYRSQKRGGKGLTPMETVTDDYLESVLIGSTHDHIMFFSNFGRVYCLKVYQIPEAGRVSKGKAIVNLLPLQEGEKITTALVCKDIEEGYLMMFTKKGFVKKTSLEEFKNIRQKGVIAIDLEEGDELISVRKTTGNNQLIIATKMGMAVRFSEIDVRPMGRTARGVIGIRFSEPEDEVVSADVVSEGSFVLTITEKGIGKKTPIEEYRLQHRGGTGVKNIKLSLKTGNVVSSLQVKEDDEIIICSSSKMIRLKVSQIRPQGRATTGVRLIDLSADDTVVSMGRILEGEDDVNL; from the coding sequence ATGCCAAATGTTTTAAAAGTAAATATTGAAGAGGAGATGAAAACAAGCTACCTTGATTATGCAATGAGCGTAATCATAGGTAGAGCTCTTCCTGATGTTAGAGACGGACTGAAACCTGTTCAAAGAAGAATCCTCTATGCCATGTTTCGTGAAGGACTTCTTGCAGGGAAGAAATATTCAAAATGCGCTGGAGTAGTTGGTGAGGTATTAAAGAAATATCATCCCCATGGAGACCAGGCAGTATACGATGCATTGGTAAGACTTGCTCAAGATTTCAATATGCGTTATCCTCTCATAGACGGACAAGGTAATTTTGGTTCTATTGATGGTGATCCACCTGCTGCATATCGTTATACTGAAGCAAGACTTACAAAAATTGCTGAAGAATTACTACAGGATATAGATAAAGAAACAGTTCCCTTTGCCCCTAACTTTGATGCTACAACACAAGAACCTCTTGTGCTTCCTGCTCGGATTCCAAATCTTCTTATCAATGGCTCTTCAGGAATTGCAGTAGGAATGGCAACAAATATACCACCACACAATCTTAACGAAATTGTGGATGCATTAATTAAACTTCTTGAAAACCCTCAGATTTCAATGGAGGAACTATTAGAATTTGTAAAAGGACCAGATTTCCCAACGGGTGGCACAATTTATGGCATAGAGGGAATCAGAGATCTTTATTTAACAGGCAGAGGACTTATAAGAATAAGAGCAAAAGTTAAAATTGAAAGAGAAACAAAAGGTAAAAAGAGCAAGGAAGTTCCACTATTTGAAATAGAGCCCGAAGGCAAAGCATTTAAAGAAAAAATTATAATCACAGAAATTCCATATCAAGTTAATAAAGCTAAACTTATTGAAAAGATTGCAGAGCTTGTAAGAGAAAAGAAAATTGAAGGAATAACAGAAATAAGAGATGAATCAAACAGAGAAGGAATAAGAGTTGTTCTTGAACTTAAAAAAGGAGAGATGCCAGAGGTAGTGCTCAATAATTTATATAAGCATACTCAAATGGAAACTACGTTTGGAGGAATACTGCTTGCAATTGTTGATGGTCAGCCAAGAATACTGAATCTAAAAGAAGCCTTATGGGAATTTCTCAAACATAGAAAAGATGTTGTAATAAAAAGAACAGCTTTTGATTTAAAAAAAGCAGAACATCAAGCACATATATTGCTTGGATTAAAAATAGCTGTTGAAAATCTTGATGAAGTAATCTCCATTATTAGAAAATCTCAAAATCCTGAAGAAGCTAAAATGAAACTCATGAACAGATTTCCTTTAACAGAAATCCAGGCACAGGCAATACTTGATATGAGACTCCAAAGACTTACAGGATTGGAAAGAGAAAAAATTATCCAAGACTATGAGACAATACTTAAAGAGATTGAACGACTAAAAGCAATCCTTGAGAGTGAAGAACTGGTAAGAAATATTATTAAAGATGAGCTTATTGAAATAAAACAAAAGTATGGAGATGAAAGAAAAACTGAAATAGTAACTGAAACAAAAGAGATAAACATTGAAGACCTTATTACACAGGAAGATATGGTCATAACTCTTACACATCTTGGCTACATAAAAAGGACTTCTCTTTCTGATTACAGAAGTCAAAAAAGGGGAGGAAAAGGATTAACTCCTATGGAAACTGTTACAGATGACTATCTTGAATCAGTTTTGATAGGCTCAACTCATGATCACATAATGTTTTTCAGCAACTTTGGAAGGGTGTATTGTCTTAAAGTTTATCAAATTCCTGAAGCTGGCAGAGTTTCTAAGGGTAAAGCTATTGTAAATCTTCTACCTCTTCAGGAAGGAGAAAAAATAACCACTGCATTAGTTTGCAAGGACATAGAAGAAGGCTATCTTATGATGTTCACAAAAAAAGGATTTGTCAAAAAAACATCTCTTGAAGAATTCAAAAATATCAGACAAAAAGGCGTAATTGCTATAGACCTTGAGGAAGGTGATGAACTGATATCAGTAAGAAAAACAACGGGCAACAACCAGTTAATAATTGCCACAAAAATGGGTATGGCAGTAAGATTCAGTGAAATAGATGTAAGACCAATGGGTAGAACAGCTCGGGGCGTAATCGGAATCAGATTTTCAGAACCTGAGGATGAAGTAGTATCTGCAGATGTGGTCTCTGAAGGCTCCTTTGTTCTTACAATCACTGAAAAAGGAATTGGTAAAAAAACACCAATTGAAGAATATCGTTTACAACATAGGGGAGGCACAGGTGTAAAAAACATTAAGCTTTCTCTAAAAACAGGCAATGTAGTGTCATCCCTTCAGGTTAAAGAAGATGATGAAATTATAATCTGTAGTAGCAGTAAAATGATAAGGCTTAAGGTTTCTCAAATCCGTCCACAGGGAAGAGCTACAACAGGTGTTAGATTAATAGACCTTTCTGCTGATGATACTGTTGTAAGTATGGGCAGAATATTAGAAGGAGAAGACGATGTCAATCTATAA
- a CDS encoding FmdB family zinc ribbon protein translates to MPIYEYLCKSCGENFEVLVFGEKKVVCPKCNSEQITKKLSSFSMKGVQKGNSMCSSCKSSSCSTCK, encoded by the coding sequence ATGCCTATATATGAATATCTGTGTAAAAGTTGTGGAGAAAATTTTGAGGTTCTTGTATTTGGAGAAAAAAAGGTGGTATGCCCTAAATGCAATTCAGAACAAATAACAAAAAAACTTTCCTCCTTTTCAATGAAAGGAGTTCAAAAAGGTAATTCTATGTGTTCTTCCTGCAAGTCTTCTTCCTGTAGCACCTGCAAGTAA
- a CDS encoding SurA N-terminal domain-containing protein: MIKTLRKNAKYFYFLFFLVIITFVFWGVGTVDKPKVEYVADVDGQKISAERFWRNYEEIRRFYREVFKDKAAEMEQGLKEKVLEDLINEEILLWLAKKYEIEATDKEVQDAIVNDPRFMRNGIFQRDIYFQILKLNRLNPAQYEASLKREITIGKTIQVIAFSKGASEISDSVYIKAFLNSIRSQIKIKINKEALS; this comes from the coding sequence GTGATAAAAACTTTAAGAAAAAATGCAAAATATTTCTATTTTTTGTTTTTTCTTGTCATTATAACCTTTGTGTTTTGGGGTGTAGGCACAGTAGATAAGCCAAAGGTTGAATATGTGGCTGATGTTGATGGGCAGAAAATTTCTGCTGAAAGATTTTGGAGAAATTATGAGGAAATTAGAAGATTTTACAGAGAAGTATTTAAAGATAAAGCAGCAGAAATGGAACAGGGACTAAAAGAAAAGGTGCTTGAAGACTTAATTAATGAAGAAATTTTGCTCTGGCTTGCAAAGAAGTATGAAATTGAAGCAACAGACAAAGAAGTTCAGGACGCTATTGTTAATGACCCAAGATTTATGCGAAATGGCATCTTTCAAAGGGATATATATTTTCAGATTTTAAAGCTGAACAGATTAAATCCTGCTCAATATGAAGCTTCTTTAAAAAGAGAAATTACAATAGGCAAAACTATTCAGGTTATAGCTTTTTCTAAAGGAGCAAGTGAAATCTCTGATAGTGTTTATATAAAAGCCTTTTTAAACTCTATCAGAAGCCAGATTAAGATTAAAATAAACAAAGAGGCTTTATCGTAG
- the cdaA gene encoding diadenylate cyclase CdaA encodes MERFLSQLRWQDLIDIIIVSYIIYKIFILVKGTRAARMLIGVGVLLALSLLSRFLELYTLDWLIQSFWTQIVIVLIILFQPEIRKALAQMGETPLFHRFSSAEEMKTIEEIVKASQSLANKKIGALIVFERDVSLAEYIEIGVPLDAKVTKELLMSIFHPTSPIHDGAVIIKGNKVLAAGCFLPIKLGADLSKTYGTRHRAALGITEETDAVAVIISEETGAISLAVHGQLESNLDMEKLRQRLTNLFTTERDRK; translated from the coding sequence ATGGAGAGATTTTTAAGTCAACTTAGATGGCAAGATCTAATTGACATTATTATAGTTTCTTACATCATATACAAGATTTTCATCCTTGTAAAGGGCACACGTGCTGCAAGAATGCTCATCGGAGTTGGTGTTTTACTTGCTCTTTCTCTTCTTTCAAGATTTCTTGAGTTATATACTCTTGACTGGCTTATTCAGAGTTTTTGGACACAGATTGTTATTGTCCTCATAATTCTTTTTCAACCCGAGATAAGAAAAGCTCTTGCTCAGATGGGAGAGACTCCACTTTTTCATAGATTTAGTTCTGCAGAGGAGATGAAAACCATAGAGGAGATAGTGAAAGCCTCTCAATCACTTGCAAATAAAAAGATTGGGGCTCTCATAGTATTTGAGAGAGATGTAAGCCTTGCGGAATACATTGAAATTGGAGTCCCTCTTGATGCAAAAGTTACAAAAGAGCTTCTAATGAGCATTTTTCATCCTACAAGCCCTATTCATGATGGAGCAGTGATAATCAAGGGGAATAAAGTCCTTGCAGCAGGATGTTTCTTGCCAATAAAATTAGGAGCAGACTTAAGTAAAACATATGGAACAAGACACAGAGCAGCACTTGGAATAACAGAAGAAACAGATGCAGTCGCAGTGATAATTTCAGAAGAAACAGGAGCTATTTCTCTTGCTGTTCATGGACAGCTTGAAAGTAATCTTGATATGGAAAAACTGAGACAAAGGCTCACAAATTTATTTACAACAGAAAGAGATAGAAAATGA
- a CDS encoding CdaR family protein, whose protein sequence is MNRIFKNILTENLTIKIISIALAVFLWFFVTFKGQTETSLDVPLEFKNTPSEMEVLKQSAKKITVSISARERILREIAQNDIRVIVDLSNVKLGENSIPLTKSSVKLPRGVEILRIDPSTVKLYLDKKEQKAVPVKAVITGKPQKGFVVSSVEINPSSINIEGAKRELDRIRLIKTEPIDIEGIKDNLTIQAKIDPEGKIFRTDKDTVYVTVKLRRH, encoded by the coding sequence ATGAACAGAATTTTTAAAAATATTCTTACAGAAAATCTTACAATCAAAATTATTTCTATTGCGTTAGCGGTTTTTTTGTGGTTTTTTGTTACTTTTAAAGGACAGACAGAAACATCTTTGGATGTTCCTTTAGAATTTAAAAATACTCCTTCTGAAATGGAAGTTTTAAAACAAAGTGCAAAAAAGATAACAGTTTCTATCTCTGCAAGAGAAAGAATTCTGAGAGAAATAGCGCAAAATGATATTAGAGTTATAGTTGATCTTTCAAATGTCAAGCTCGGAGAAAACTCAATTCCTCTAACAAAATCCTCTGTAAAACTCCCACGGGGCGTTGAAATACTGAGAATAGACCCTTCTACTGTGAAGTTATATTTAGATAAGAAAGAACAAAAAGCTGTACCAGTTAAAGCTGTTATTACAGGTAAACCTCAAAAGGGATTTGTTGTAAGCTCTGTAGAAATTAATCCTTCATCTATTAATATTGAAGGAGCAAAGAGAGAACTTGACAGGATTCGCTTAATTAAAACAGAACCTATTGACATAGAGGGAATAAAAGACAATCTTACTATCCAGGCAAAAATAGATCCTGAAGGCAAAATTTTCAGAACTGATAAAGATACTGTATACGTGACTGTCAAATTAAGGAGGCACTAA
- the glmM gene encoding phosphoglucosamine mutase produces MRIFGTDGIRGTINNYPMTPEVCLRAGMALCFLLKKRLPHKPKILIGKDTRISGYVIESALTSGITSMGGDVYLVGPIPTPAVAFLVKSMRVDAGIVISASHNPFSDNGIKIFSNDGFKLTEELENDIEKLINDKDFPAIRPSARELGKAYRIEDAQGRYIEFIKSTLPKDSNLEGLKVAIDPANGAAYKITPTLFHELGAEVITINDKPDGVNINKECGALYPESLIKIVKETQAHFGVAHDGDADRTILVDEKGNIVDGDFILTILAEELKKERKLKKNTVVATIMTNMGVENYLKNAGIKMIRTKVGDKYVVEEMLKGGYNLGGEQSGHIICMDYTNTGDGPITAVQMAYIIKKNQFYLSELIKNIPRYPQALKNIKIPEKLPKDEVKNVIKKLSQKASTLEKNMRGRIIIRPSGTEPKIRIMVEDENPERLKQVLDELEAVANMMLS; encoded by the coding sequence ATGAGAATTTTCGGTACTGATGGCATAAGAGGCACAATAAACAATTATCCTATGACACCTGAAGTTTGTTTAAGAGCAGGTATGGCTTTATGCTTTCTACTTAAGAAAAGACTTCCCCATAAGCCTAAAATTTTAATCGGTAAGGATACAAGAATTTCAGGATATGTCATAGAGTCTGCTTTAACATCAGGAATAACCTCAATGGGAGGAGATGTCTATCTTGTTGGTCCAATCCCCACACCTGCTGTTGCTTTTTTAGTTAAAAGTATGAGAGTTGATGCAGGCATTGTAATATCAGCTTCCCACAATCCTTTTAGTGATAATGGAATAAAGATATTCTCTAATGATGGTTTCAAGTTAACAGAAGAGCTTGAGAATGACATTGAAAAATTAATAAATGATAAGGATTTTCCTGCTATAAGACCTTCTGCAAGAGAATTGGGGAAAGCATACAGAATTGAAGATGCTCAGGGAAGGTATATAGAATTCATAAAGTCAACACTGCCAAAGGATTCAAATCTGGAAGGTTTAAAAGTAGCTATTGACCCAGCAAATGGGGCTGCTTACAAGATAACACCAACATTATTTCATGAACTGGGAGCTGAAGTTATAACCATCAATGATAAACCTGATGGAGTGAACATTAATAAAGAATGTGGAGCATTATATCCTGAATCTCTTATAAAAATAGTAAAAGAAACACAGGCACATTTTGGAGTGGCTCATGACGGAGATGCGGACAGAACAATTCTTGTAGATGAAAAGGGAAATATTGTAGATGGTGATTTTATTCTAACAATTTTGGCAGAGGAGTTAAAAAAAGAAAGAAAGCTGAAGAAAAATACAGTTGTTGCAACAATAATGACCAATATGGGAGTAGAAAATTATCTTAAAAATGCAGGTATTAAAATGATTAGAACTAAAGTAGGAGATAAGTATGTAGTAGAGGAGATGCTCAAAGGAGGCTATAATCTTGGAGGAGAACAATCAGGACACATAATATGTATGGATTATACAAATACAGGAGATGGACCAATTACAGCTGTACAGATGGCATATATAATCAAAAAAAATCAATTCTATCTTAGTGAATTAATAAAAAATATTCCAAGATATCCACAAGCACTAAAAAATATAAAAATTCCAGAAAAGTTACCAAAAGATGAAGTCAAAAATGTAATAAAAAAATTATCCCAAAAAGCATCCACGCTTGAAAAAAACATGCGAGGTAGAATAATCATCAGACCTTCAGGAACAGAGCCTAAAATAAGAATAATGGTAGAAGATGAAAATCCTGAGAGATTAAAACAAGTTTTGGATGAACTTGAAGCCGTAGCAAATATGATGTTAAGCTGA
- a CDS encoding ATP-binding cassette domain-containing protein, whose product MGLRLVVSNIYKHHNEKSLFEACSYSFDHSGIYVLMGPNGSGKSTFLRMCALLESPDRGEISYFEGNRALPKDINLMRRITLLFPEVGVFNTTVFKNVAYGLKIRGFKNNKIKEKVEEVLQFVGLIHKKEQNALTLSTGEKKRMGIARALVLEPEVLFLDEPTASVDWKNTEIIENIIIQLKKRLNSIIIIATHDKESTKRVGDFLLYIREGKIYKEHPDKQIP is encoded by the coding sequence GTGGGATTAAGACTGGTTGTTTCAAATATTTATAAGCATCATAATGAAAAATCACTTTTTGAGGCTTGTTCATACTCCTTTGACCATAGCGGAATATATGTTTTAATGGGACCAAATGGCTCTGGCAAGTCAACCTTTTTAAGAATGTGTGCTCTTTTAGAGAGTCCTGATAGAGGAGAGATAAGCTATTTTGAAGGTAACAGAGCTCTACCAAAAGATATAAATCTTATGAGGAGAATAACACTTCTTTTCCCAGAGGTAGGGGTTTTTAATACAACAGTTTTTAAAAATGTTGCCTATGGACTAAAGATAAGAGGTTTTAAAAACAATAAAATAAAAGAAAAAGTTGAGGAAGTTCTTCAGTTTGTAGGACTTATTCACAAGAAAGAGCAGAATGCTTTAACTCTTTCTACTGGTGAGAAAAAAAGAATGGGAATTGCCCGTGCTCTGGTTTTAGAACCTGAAGTTCTATTTCTTGATGAACCAACAGCCTCTGTGGATTGGAAAAACACAGAAATAATAGAAAACATAATTATTCAACTTAAAAAAAGGCTAAATTCAATCATAATCATAGCAACTCACGATAAAGAATCAACAAAAAGAGTGGGTGATTTCTTGCTTTATATAAGGGAAGGCAAAATATATAAAGAACATCCTGACAAACAAATTCCGTAG
- a CDS encoding ABC transporter permease translates to MNFILESFNQATNLILNLDRELLQIIFLSLKVSGIALFTATVIGLPLGAFVGLKRFVGRGLLITTLNTFMGLPPVVVGLFLYLMLSRSGPLGFLSLLYTPTAMIIAQTILAFPIVAGLTHSAVVRVAPIIKLASRSLGATSFQTTLTVIKEARYGIMSAVIAALGRVMAEVGAILIVGGNIAGYTRVMTTTIAMETDKGNFELAMALGIVLLLISLMINFFMFLIQKRGVKEDFQWD, encoded by the coding sequence ATGAACTTTATCTTAGAGTCATTTAACCAGGCAACAAACTTAATTTTAAACTTAGACAGGGAGTTGCTTCAGATAATTTTTCTTTCTCTTAAAGTTTCTGGGATAGCTCTTTTTACGGCAACTGTGATCGGATTGCCTCTTGGTGCTTTTGTTGGATTGAAAAGATTTGTTGGAAGAGGACTATTAATAACAACTCTTAACACTTTTATGGGACTTCCGCCAGTTGTTGTTGGGCTGTTTCTTTATCTAATGCTTTCTCGTAGCGGACCATTGGGCTTTTTAAGTCTTCTCTATACCCCTACCGCAATGATTATTGCTCAAACAATACTTGCCTTTCCCATTGTTGCAGGACTTACTCATTCAGCAGTCGTCAGGGTTGCTCCAATTATAAAGCTTGCCTCGCGCAGTCTTGGTGCAACCTCTTTTCAAACAACTCTTACAGTTATTAAAGAAGCAAGATATGGCATAATGTCAGCAGTAATAGCAGCACTTGGAAGAGTAATGGCAGAGGTAGGAGCAATTCTCATTGTAGGAGGAAACATAGCAGGATACACCCGTGTTATGACAACAACAATAGCTATGGAGACAGACAAAGGCAATTTTGAGCTTGCCATGGCACTGGGCATAGTTCTGTTATTGATTTCTTTGATGATAAACTTTTTTATGTTTTTAATTCAGAAAAGAGGAGTAAAAGAGGACTTTCAGTGGGATTAA
- a CDS encoding substrate-binding domain-containing protein: MKRFLITILFLLIFVGRAFAEQNVILLATTTSVENSGLLSYILPAFEKKTGIKVKVIARGTGAAIEMGKRGDADLVFVHAKELELEAVKQGFFINRHDVCYNDFIVVGPKNDPAEIKGFKKASEAFKKIAITHSFFVSRADKSGTYMKELNLWKLAGINPKGQNWYLEAGQGMEKTLRIANEKSAYTLTDRGTWLAMKGRLELSLLFEGDPLLFNQYGVMAVNPQRHKHVRYKEAIQLINWLISKEGQSLIGSFKDKNGNQLFIPNAK; this comes from the coding sequence ATGAAACGATTTTTAATCACTATTTTGTTCTTACTAATTTTTGTCGGGCGTGCTTTTGCTGAACAGAATGTAATATTACTTGCTACCACCACTTCTGTTGAAAACTCTGGGCTATTAAGTTATATTCTTCCTGCCTTTGAGAAAAAAACAGGTATAAAGGTAAAAGTTATTGCAAGAGGAACAGGTGCAGCCATTGAGATGGGTAAAAGAGGAGATGCTGATTTAGTTTTTGTTCATGCAAAGGAGCTTGAGCTTGAAGCTGTAAAACAAGGATTTTTTATAAATCGTCATGATGTTTGTTACAATGATTTTATTGTTGTAGGACCCAAAAATGACCCAGCAGAGATAAAGGGATTTAAAAAAGCTTCAGAAGCATTTAAAAAGATAGCAATTACACACAGTTTTTTTGTTTCAAGGGCTGATAAATCAGGAACATATATGAAGGAGTTGAATCTCTGGAAGCTTGCAGGCATCAATCCAAAAGGGCAGAACTGGTATTTAGAAGCAGGACAGGGAATGGAAAAAACCTTAAGAATCGCAAATGAAAAAAGCGCCTATACACTCACAGATAGAGGAACATGGCTTGCTATGAAAGGCAGACTTGAACTTTCATTGCTTTTTGAAGGTGACCCTCTTCTTTTTAATCAGTATGGAGTTATGGCAGTTAATCCTCAGAGACATAAACATGTAAGATACAAAGAGGCGATACAACTTATAAACTGGCTAATATCAAAGGAAGGACAGAGTTTGATAGGCTCATTTAAAGATAAAAATGGAAATCAACTTTTTATTCCCAATGCGAAATAA
- a CDS encoding winged helix-turn-helix domain-containing protein — protein MKKRGRKALKDPHHFCVTGGGKHEGYELKGKIWIDGNEGTFLGYGRIALLEKIKQYGSISKAAKSINMSYRQAWRLISSMNRQAGKPFVETQIGGKNGGGTKLTEAGEKAIEQFWRIHKKFKKFLSKEIKNFEI, from the coding sequence ATGAAAAAAAGAGGCAGAAAAGCTCTTAAAGATCCGCATCATTTCTGTGTAACTGGAGGAGGAAAACACGAAGGATATGAACTTAAAGGAAAAATCTGGATTGATGGAAATGAAGGAACCTTTCTTGGTTATGGAAGAATTGCTTTGCTTGAAAAAATCAAGCAGTATGGCTCAATTTCAAAAGCTGCTAAATCAATAAATATGTCTTATAGGCAAGCGTGGAGACTTATCAGTTCAATGAACAGGCAAGCTGGAAAGCCTTTTGTTGAAACGCAGATAGGAGGGAAAAATGGGGGAGGCACAAAACTTACAGAAGCGGGAGAAAAAGCAATAGAACAGTTCTGGAGGATTCATAAAAAATTTAAAAAATTTCTTTCAAAGGAGATTAAAAATTTTGAAATTTAG
- a CDS encoding bactofilin family protein has protein sequence MFIKKQQKMETVIGAETFIKGEITSNSSIKIDGTVEGIIKADWISVGDSGKITGNITCRGIVVGGNVNGTINASEIITITHKGSVTGEIFTVKISIEEGGKFEGKSCIQLSSLFPDEK, from the coding sequence ATGTTTATAAAAAAACAACAAAAAATGGAAACAGTAATAGGCGCTGAGACTTTTATTAAGGGAGAGATTACTTCAAATAGCAGTATAAAGATTGACGGAACAGTTGAAGGAATAATAAAAGCTGATTGGATTTCAGTGGGAGATTCAGGAAAAATTACAGGAAACATTACATGTAGGGGTATTGTAGTTGGCGGAAATGTTAACGGAACTATAAATGCTTCCGAAATTATCACAATTACTCATAAAGGAAGTGTAACAGGAGAAATATTCACCGTAAAAATTTCCATTGAAGAAGGGGGAAAATTTGAAGGAAAATCCTGCATCCAGCTTTCTTCTCTTTTCCCTGATGAAAAATAG
- a CDS encoding M23 family metallopeptidase produces the protein MYKLKKLILKIFSPITIMLIPHGRTKVYGVKIPFLLIFLFICCWLAFNIYVFSIAVNTIEYYQMKQNLSSIMNKFNELKSTIIALKHAEAEFNKIFSLRSKKEILESINFHPSGDIDIEELKKHAEKAINTVSEIKNFLSEQQDIYKSTPLGWPVKGEITSPFGKREHPKYGYEEFHTGIDVSVPPGTEIKATADGIVVFSGYQGRNGNVVMIKHGYGFTTVYAHNKQNLVNVGQKVKRGDIIAISGNTGSTTGPHLHYEVWKNNSPVSPLSYLKEDF, from the coding sequence GTGTATAAACTCAAGAAACTGATATTAAAAATTTTTTCTCCTATAACAATCATGCTTATTCCGCACGGAAGAACAAAAGTTTATGGAGTAAAAATTCCTTTTTTATTAATATTTTTATTTATCTGCTGCTGGCTTGCTTTTAATATTTACGTTTTTTCTATAGCTGTCAATACAATTGAGTATTATCAGATGAAACAAAATCTTTCATCTATAATGAATAAGTTTAATGAACTTAAGTCTACAATTATCGCTCTAAAACATGCTGAAGCAGAATTTAATAAAATCTTCTCATTGAGGTCAAAAAAGGAAATCCTTGAATCAATAAATTTTCATCCCTCTGGTGATATTGATATAGAAGAATTAAAAAAACATGCTGAAAAGGCTATAAACACAGTCAGCGAGATAAAAAATTTCTTATCAGAGCAACAGGACATATACAAATCAACTCCTCTTGGATGGCCCGTAAAAGGGGAAATTACCTCGCCATTTGGTAAAAGAGAGCATCCAAAATACGGCTATGAAGAATTTCATACTGGTATTGATGTCTCTGTGCCCCCAGGTACAGAGATTAAAGCAACAGCAGATGGCATCGTTGTTTTTTCAGGATATCAGGGTCGTAACGGAAATGTAGTAATGATTAAACATGGTTATGGATTCACCACAGTTTATGCTCACAACAAACAAAACCTTGTAAATGTAGGACAAAAAGTAAAACGAGGAGATATTATTGCCATTTCAGGAAACACGGGCTCTACAACAGGACCACATCTTCACTATGAAGTATGGAAAAATAATTCTCCTGTTAGTCCTTTGTCCTATCTAAAGGAGGATTTCTAA